A part of Paenibacillus sp. 481 genomic DNA contains:
- the fliD gene encoding flagellar filament capping protein FliD, producing MSGSVGHIRFTGMASNMDIDKLVSDLMKGERLQLNKLNRNKQSAIWKREAYQSVNSNLLAFRNSVNSLRFEGDFASKKSTSSAPNVADVVSTSGSTTNSTYALNVKTLARSASIIGGQVSTAVDTPVTEGGTITVEGTKGSSQITIQQGTSTIDSIVKNINMESGKTGVAANFDKSSGRIFLSSTDTGLASKVKITDAGDTFKNIFNIPAASTLEAKGANSVYTVNGSEDISSSTNNVDMNGIKINLRSVGTTSIGTITDTNNVMDKIKDFVKKYNELVDTFSTSYKQKRNKEYKPLLDEEKSSMNEKQTEMWEKKAKEGILYNDPILSSTLNSFRNALKLPVNGASDTMNMLSDIGITVESDYKQNGKLKINEKKLQEALDNRPDDVKALFIKTPTTAADIPATPGNVKKRREESGISERLYAELDIQMKRLTRTMGSGTSLEALDDSVIGRELNTIKKAQDKWKVRLQDIEARYYKRFNAMEKAMQKLNSQGSWLNQQLGKM from the coding sequence ATGTCGGGTTCAGTTGGGCACATTCGTTTTACAGGAATGGCATCTAATATGGATATTGACAAGTTAGTTTCGGACTTGATGAAAGGCGAGAGACTGCAGCTTAACAAATTAAATCGTAATAAACAATCTGCAATTTGGAAGCGTGAAGCTTATCAAAGTGTCAACTCAAATCTTTTGGCTTTTCGGAATTCTGTAAATTCGCTTCGTTTTGAAGGCGATTTTGCCTCGAAAAAATCAACTTCGTCTGCACCTAACGTTGCAGATGTTGTTTCTACTTCAGGCTCAACAACTAATTCAACATACGCATTAAATGTTAAGACACTGGCTAGATCAGCGTCAATTATTGGCGGGCAGGTATCTACTGCAGTTGATACGCCCGTTACTGAAGGCGGAACGATTACCGTTGAAGGAACAAAGGGCTCATCCCAAATCACTATTCAGCAAGGGACTTCAACCATAGACAGTATTGTAAAAAATATTAATATGGAGTCTGGCAAGACAGGTGTTGCTGCTAATTTTGATAAAAGCTCAGGTCGTATTTTTCTTTCATCTACCGATACAGGGCTTGCTTCCAAAGTGAAAATAACAGACGCAGGGGACACATTTAAAAATATTTTTAATATACCTGCAGCATCTACATTGGAAGCTAAAGGAGCTAACTCTGTATATACTGTTAATGGCTCAGAAGATATTAGTAGTTCTACAAACAATGTCGATATGAACGGGATTAAAATTAATCTTCGTTCCGTTGGAACGACCTCCATCGGAACGATAACAGATACAAACAACGTAATGGACAAAATCAAAGATTTCGTTAAGAAATATAACGAATTGGTTGATACGTTCAGTACATCTTACAAGCAGAAGCGAAATAAAGAATACAAGCCGCTATTAGATGAAGAAAAAAGCTCAATGAATGAAAAACAAACAGAGATGTGGGAGAAGAAAGCTAAAGAAGGTATTCTTTATAACGATCCGATTCTCTCCAGTACATTGAATAGCTTTCGTAATGCGCTCAAGCTACCTGTAAATGGGGCGTCCGATACAATGAATATGCTTTCTGATATCGGGATTACCGTTGAGTCCGACTACAAGCAAAACGGAAAGCTCAAAATAAACGAGAAAAAGTTACAAGAGGCACTTGATAACCGTCCTGATGATGTTAAAGCATTGTTTATTAAAACACCGACTACAGCTGCAGATATCCCGGCTACTCCGGGGAATGTTAAAAAGAGACGTGAAGAATCGGGGATATCTGAGCGTCTTTATGCCGAGCTTGACATTCAAATGAAGCGCTTGACTAGAACGATGGGTTCAGGAACTTCGCTTGAAGCTCTTGACGATAGTGTTATTGGTCGTGAACTGAATACGATCAAGAAGGCGCAAGATAAATGGAAAGTAAGGTTACAAGATATTGAAGCCCGGTACTATAAGAGATTTAATGCTATGGAAAAGGCTATGCAAAAGTTAAATAGCCAAGGTAGCTGGTTAAATCAACAGCTTGGAAAGATGTAA
- the fliS gene encoding flagellar export chaperone FliS, whose product MQNAKQMQYLKVQVETASPGELTLLLYQEIVKSLLRAKQHYSQHQFEEMNHMIHKVRSIYSELIVTLNMDYPISKDLFQLYMFYQQQLAHFIVKRDELVLEDAIEFSKGMVETWKLALQQLKKVEI is encoded by the coding sequence ATGCAAAACGCGAAACAGATGCAATATTTGAAAGTTCAAGTTGAAACAGCAAGTCCCGGAGAATTGACATTGCTGTTATATCAGGAGATAGTCAAATCATTGCTTCGAGCGAAGCAGCATTATTCTCAACATCAGTTCGAGGAAATGAATCATATGATTCATAAGGTCCGAAGTATTTATAGTGAGCTAATTGTGACACTAAATATGGACTATCCCATATCTAAGGATCTTTTCCAGTTATACATGTTTTACCAGCAGCAATTAGCACATTTCATCGTTAAGCGCGATGAACTAGTGCTAGAGGATGCGATAGAATTCTCCAAAGGTATGGTAGAAACATGGAAGTTAGCTTTACAACAACTTAAAAAGGTCGAGATTTAG
- a CDS encoding IPT/TIG domain-containing protein, translated as MNKLFPKLLNVFLVLLLVTGNFSGIAMANVTPEQNQIVQVTKEVNPTDILEGGDAEVTVKVKGSSPVNFVMPNDIILIIDRSGSMHPRNNAGEDKMGNAKLSAQGFVDLVDFTKHRIGVVDFSTTISELEMSTDKNNIKNYIGNIQADGGTATGDAIAKSREILKNHRPDAQPVIVLMTDGKATHINGRNDTNAASKFALEQANAAKAEGIVFYTIALLDKGDTDPTGSPQNLLLKEMATTARHHHFVLGSVGLKEIYAAIVKEIGLASAYDVTVQDFVAPGFEIVPGSYENNIPRPVVNGNQITWKFNELKEELLTFTYKIRHKKGTPVGKLPVGDKDIDVAYTDYLKQKHQKTVAQPSVTVGYPAPIISLLEKDNGLIEGGEKVIITGENFRPNPKVMFGTTPALQVEYTNSSKLVVTAPPGVQGNVDLTVTNDDNQSAKAVYRYYAQPEITSVTPNEGPVQGNNDVTINGKHFMQNVKVQFENKPATVISVTDTMIKVKVPTGDKNGTVSVSIENVDGTKAVLNNAYSYVEGPAITTITPNVGTKLGGETITVTGTNFKDGTVVKFKEQALQTQYVSPTEVKAVTPAWAKAEAVDVTVANPDGQFSVLSGGFTYENPTPILTSVSPNQARTNESVFVTVKGEHFLSGAVVKFKDKEVVTSLIDSNTLRVTSPTWTIEETVDFTVVNPDGKQVTLTKGFSFVLPEQFKATAITPASGSLTGGEVVTITGEKFPSNISVYFNDKKLQLRNVADTKIMLSTPTWPTPGKVDVKLVDGYGREVVLAQAYEYLAPPKPAAPTLTSVTPNTSLIAGGVLVTVKGENFQDKAELWLNAKKVDAVSFIDKTQLRFRTPAWNKEEVVDIKVVNPDGQEAILSKALTYALPEQFKATAITPASGSLTGGEVVTITGEKFPSDISVYFNDKKLLLRSIADTRITFSAPAWATAGKVDVKLVDGHGREGVLAQAYEYLAPPKLAAPTLTSITPNTSLVAGGVLVTVKGDNFQDKAELWLNTKKVDAVSFIDKTQLRFRTPMWNKEEIVDIKVVNPDGQEAALSKALTYVLPEQFKAGVVTPAMGLLAGGDDVSITGEKIPQDISVYFNDKKLTLRSVTETKITLRTPAWATAGKVDVKLVDGHGREAILAQAYEYLAAPKLPAPVIASVSPNSVLPTGGTFVVIKGENFKDGAEIWLNGTKLPSISVLDATQLRFRSPVWTKEEHVSVKVVNPDGQEAILDKGLHFQAPVLDPAPIITKLNPAKGEIAGGYFVIIEGENFTSGSKVFFNEKPLAASFLSAKQLRITAPAWANPEAINVKVVNPDGQEIIAAGGFEYVPPAPKPAPKISKIDPGVVPYTISTFVVINGENFNNQTTVKINDVKIAASFLSDKQLRIRTPLWSGVGKVTVSVTNPDGQSDSAVDGLEFILPPPPAIQTISPNSAQFDAGVFVHINGSNFTPASKVYFNDTLLPTSYLGDTQLRVRTPVWPRAESVTVRVVNEDGQETSVLDGFTFKPAPPKPAPVITTVTPNTGAISGGYFVFVNGENFMDGAKVSVGNATVAASFLSSKQLRFRMPSTAAPGAIDIKVINPDGQEVVLSGGFTFN; from the coding sequence ATGAACAAGCTTTTTCCGAAGCTACTTAACGTATTTTTGGTCTTACTTCTTGTGACAGGTAACTTCTCAGGAATAGCGATGGCCAACGTAACACCTGAACAAAATCAAATTGTTCAAGTAACTAAAGAAGTAAACCCAACCGATATTCTTGAAGGTGGGGATGCAGAAGTTACTGTAAAAGTGAAGGGTAGTAGTCCTGTAAATTTTGTTATGCCCAATGATATCATTCTCATCATTGACCGTTCTGGAAGTATGCATCCCAGAAACAATGCTGGTGAGGATAAGATGGGTAATGCTAAATTATCAGCCCAAGGTTTTGTTGATTTAGTTGATTTCACTAAGCACAGAATTGGTGTTGTTGATTTTAGTACTACAATTAGTGAACTTGAAATGTCCACAGATAAAAATAATATCAAAAATTACATTGGCAATATTCAAGCCGATGGAGGAACAGCAACAGGCGATGCGATTGCTAAATCACGTGAAATCTTAAAAAATCATCGTCCAGATGCTCAGCCCGTAATTGTACTTATGACGGATGGTAAGGCAACCCACATAAATGGAAGAAATGATACTAATGCTGCTAGTAAGTTTGCTCTTGAACAAGCAAACGCTGCAAAAGCGGAAGGTATCGTATTTTACACCATTGCCTTGTTAGATAAAGGAGATACTGACCCAACTGGAAGTCCGCAAAACTTGTTGTTGAAAGAAATGGCAACGACAGCGCGTCATCATCACTTTGTCCTTGGTTCAGTAGGTCTTAAAGAAATATATGCAGCTATCGTAAAAGAGATTGGTTTGGCAAGTGCATATGATGTTACAGTGCAAGACTTTGTAGCACCTGGTTTTGAAATTGTCCCAGGATCGTATGAGAATAATATTCCAAGACCTGTGGTGAATGGAAATCAAATAACGTGGAAGTTTAATGAGCTAAAAGAAGAGCTTTTAACTTTTACATACAAAATTCGTCACAAAAAAGGAACTCCGGTAGGAAAATTGCCTGTAGGCGATAAAGATATCGATGTTGCCTATACAGATTATTTAAAGCAAAAGCACCAAAAAACAGTTGCACAGCCTTCTGTAACTGTAGGCTACCCTGCGCCTATTATTTCATTGCTTGAAAAGGATAACGGATTAATAGAGGGTGGAGAAAAAGTTATCATCACGGGTGAAAACTTCCGACCAAACCCTAAAGTTATGTTTGGAACAACTCCTGCACTTCAAGTGGAGTATACAAATTCATCTAAACTAGTAGTAACAGCGCCTCCTGGAGTTCAAGGAAACGTTGATTTGACAGTTACTAATGATGATAATCAATCAGCAAAAGCAGTATATCGTTATTATGCTCAACCGGAGATTACTTCTGTAACTCCTAACGAAGGTCCGGTTCAAGGTAATAATGATGTGACCATTAACGGTAAACATTTTATGCAAAATGTTAAAGTGCAATTTGAAAATAAGCCAGCTACTGTCATTTCTGTTACGGACACAATGATCAAGGTAAAAGTTCCAACAGGTGACAAAAACGGCACAGTAAGTGTATCTATCGAGAATGTAGATGGTACTAAAGCAGTATTGAATAATGCTTACAGCTATGTAGAAGGTCCTGCTATTACAACTATCACTCCAAATGTAGGTACAAAACTGGGTGGAGAAACAATAACAGTGACTGGTACTAATTTTAAAGATGGTACTGTGGTTAAGTTTAAAGAGCAAGCTTTGCAGACACAGTATGTTTCACCAACTGAGGTGAAAGCTGTTACTCCTGCCTGGGCTAAAGCAGAAGCAGTTGATGTAACAGTTGCTAATCCAGACGGGCAATTCAGTGTATTAAGTGGAGGATTTACATATGAAAATCCGACTCCAATTCTGACATCAGTGTCTCCTAATCAAGCACGAACTAACGAAAGTGTGTTTGTAACAGTAAAAGGAGAGCACTTCCTTTCTGGTGCTGTAGTAAAGTTTAAGGACAAAGAAGTTGTTACAAGTCTTATTGATTCAAATACTTTACGCGTGACATCGCCAACATGGACTATTGAAGAAACAGTTGATTTTACAGTAGTTAATCCAGATGGTAAGCAAGTAACGCTGACAAAAGGTTTTTCTTTTGTTTTGCCTGAACAATTTAAAGCAACGGCAATTACTCCAGCTAGTGGCTCATTAACTGGTGGTGAAGTAGTTACGATTACAGGGGAGAAGTTCCCTAGCAATATCTCTGTCTATTTCAATGACAAAAAGTTGCAGCTTCGAAATGTAGCAGATACTAAAATTATGTTATCTACACCAACTTGGCCTACACCAGGAAAAGTTGATGTGAAGTTAGTAGATGGCTATGGACGTGAAGTGGTTCTCGCTCAAGCGTACGAATACTTAGCACCTCCTAAACCGGCTGCACCTACACTAACAAGCGTTACACCGAACACATCGTTAATAGCGGGTGGTGTACTTGTTACAGTGAAAGGTGAGAACTTCCAAGACAAGGCTGAGTTGTGGCTGAACGCTAAAAAGGTAGATGCAGTATCATTTATTGATAAGACTCAATTAAGATTTAGAACACCAGCATGGAATAAAGAAGAAGTTGTAGACATTAAAGTAGTTAATCCAGATGGACAAGAAGCTATATTGTCCAAAGCGTTAACGTATGCTCTGCCTGAACAATTTAAAGCAACGGCTATTACTCCGGCTAGTGGCTCATTAACTGGTGGTGAAGTAGTTACGATTACAGGGGAGAAGTTCCCTAGCGATATCTCTGTCTATTTCAATGACAAAAAGTTGCTGCTTAGAAGTATAGCAGATACTCGAATTACGTTTTCTGCACCAGCTTGGGCAACAGCTGGTAAGGTAGATGTGAAGTTGGTAGATGGTCACGGGCGTGAAGGGGTTCTTGCTCAAGCGTACGAATACTTAGCACCTCCTAAGCTAGCTGCACCTACACTAACTAGCATTACACCAAACACATCGTTAGTAGCAGGTGGTGTACTTGTCACAGTAAAAGGCGATAACTTCCAGGACAAGGCTGAGTTGTGGCTGAATACTAAAAAGGTAGATGCAGTATCATTTATTGATAAGACACAATTGAGATTTAGAACACCAATGTGGAATAAAGAAGAAATTGTAGACATTAAAGTAGTTAATCCAGATGGACAAGAAGCTGCATTGTCCAAAGCGTTAACTTACGTATTGCCTGAGCAATTTAAAGCTGGGGTGGTTACGCCAGCAATGGGTCTTTTAGCGGGTGGAGACGATGTAAGCATTACGGGCGAGAAAATCCCACAAGATATTTCAGTTTACTTTAATGATAAGAAGCTGACATTAAGATCTGTAACGGAAACAAAAATCACATTGAGAACACCGGCTTGGGCAACAGCTGGTAAGGTAGATGTGAAGTTGGTTGATGGTCACGGACGCGAAGCTATTCTTGCTCAGGCATATGAATACCTTGCGGCACCTAAATTGCCTGCTCCGGTAATTGCGAGTGTTTCTCCTAATTCAGTATTACCTACTGGAGGGACTTTCGTTGTAATAAAAGGAGAGAACTTCAAAGACGGGGCTGAAATATGGTTGAACGGTACGAAGCTTCCGAGCATTTCGGTACTTGATGCAACTCAATTACGCTTTAGAAGCCCGGTTTGGACTAAAGAAGAGCATGTAAGTGTTAAAGTAGTTAACCCAGACGGACAAGAGGCTATTCTAGATAAAGGGTTACATTTCCAAGCGCCTGTACTTGATCCTGCACCAATAATAACGAAACTGAATCCAGCTAAGGGAGAAATTGCTGGTGGATACTTTGTTATAATTGAAGGTGAAAACTTTACTTCAGGATCTAAAGTATTCTTTAATGAGAAGCCGTTGGCAGCATCTTTCTTGAGTGCTAAACAATTGCGTATCACGGCTCCTGCATGGGCAAATCCAGAGGCTATAAATGTAAAAGTGGTGAATCCAGATGGGCAGGAAATCATCGCTGCGGGTGGTTTTGAGTATGTTCCGCCTGCACCAAAACCTGCACCGAAAATTTCTAAGATCGATCCGGGCGTTGTTCCATATACGATCAGCACGTTTGTCGTAATTAATGGTGAAAACTTTAATAACCAGACAACTGTTAAAATAAATGATGTTAAAATTGCGGCATCTTTCCTGTCTGACAAACAATTGCGTATTAGAACGCCACTATGGTCAGGCGTAGGAAAAGTTACAGTTAGTGTAACGAACCCGGACGGTCAGAGTGACTCGGCTGTAGATGGCTTAGAATTTATCTTGCCACCACCACCAGCAATTCAGACTATTTCACCGAATAGTGCTCAGTTCGACGCAGGGGTATTTGTTCATATAAATGGTTCAAACTTTACGCCAGCATCCAAAGTGTATTTTAATGATACACTTCTTCCAACAAGCTATTTGGGAGATACTCAATTAAGAGTACGTACGCCAGTATGGCCAAGAGCTGAATCTGTGACTGTTCGAGTTGTAAACGAGGATGGCCAAGAAACTTCAGTTCTTGATGGATTTACATTTAAACCTGCACCACCAAAACCAGCTCCAGTCATTACTACTGTAACACCAAATACGGGTGCAATTAGCGGAGGATATTTTGTATTTGTAAATGGTGAAAACTTCATGGATGGTGCTAAAGTCTCGGTTGGAAATGCAACTGTAGCCGCTTCTTTCTTAAGCAGTAAACAGCTAAGATTTAGAATGCCAAGTACAGCTGCACCAGGTGCAATCGACATTAAAGTTATTAATCCAGATGGTCAAGAAGTTGTATTGAGCGGAGGATTTACTTTTAATTAA
- a CDS encoding glycosyltransferase produces MTRDEEDVIANCIHSIRPYVQEVLVLDTGSTDNTIHIAALNGAKVVSSDWEDHFASSRNKMIELASQPIILMLDADETVRDNLQQQFQQVVHELLNNSSLVGRIKIVNRIGDNEEAISSISRIFTKSNSIHYVGSVHEQLRLKDGSSPDVFDSNIIVDHEGYSLKRLKEKNKVKRNAELLLKELEINPSDVYALFQLGRTYAISEEHDKASYYLEKAYQLSNGAYSFDSTIIQTYGWTLLKTGQLSKLLQILQTGIGRYSDLTDLYYLYGCSLIEMKTEQALALIPQAFQSCLELGEVDSSKYETVLGVGTFRAHYNLGVYYEITGQYSLAKDYYHLSAAQQFQPAVQRLNLLVNK; encoded by the coding sequence ATGACTCGGGACGAGGAAGACGTCATTGCAAATTGCATTCATTCAATTCGTCCTTATGTCCAAGAAGTCCTTGTCTTGGATACAGGCTCTACAGACAATACGATCCATATTGCTGCATTAAACGGAGCAAAGGTAGTTTCTTCAGATTGGGAGGATCATTTTGCTTCTTCTAGAAACAAAATGATCGAGTTAGCAAGTCAGCCTATTATTTTGATGCTTGATGCGGACGAAACAGTAAGGGATAATCTCCAACAGCAATTTCAACAAGTTGTTCATGAGCTACTTAATAACTCCTCTTTAGTAGGAAGAATAAAGATTGTGAATCGAATAGGAGATAATGAGGAAGCGATATCAAGTATTTCGAGAATTTTCACTAAATCCAACAGTATTCATTATGTAGGCAGTGTGCACGAGCAACTTCGATTAAAAGATGGCAGCAGTCCAGATGTATTTGACTCAAATATTATTGTCGATCATGAAGGTTACTCGTTAAAGCGTCTTAAAGAGAAGAATAAAGTGAAGCGAAATGCCGAACTTCTGTTGAAGGAACTGGAGATTAATCCTTCTGATGTGTATGCACTGTTTCAGTTAGGGAGAACATACGCCATAAGTGAAGAGCATGACAAGGCTTCGTATTATTTAGAAAAAGCTTATCAGTTGTCAAACGGAGCCTATTCCTTTGACAGTACGATAATCCAGACGTATGGATGGACGTTGCTTAAGACGGGACAACTATCAAAACTATTGCAAATCCTTCAAACTGGCATAGGGCGATATTCCGATCTAACAGATCTGTACTACTTATATGGTTGCAGTCTAATAGAGATGAAAACGGAACAGGCGCTTGCGTTAATTCCCCAAGCGTTTCAAAGCTGTCTAGAGTTAGGAGAGGTAGATTCTAGTAAGTATGAAACGGTACTAGGTGTGGGGACATTTAGGGCTCATTATAACCTGGGAGTATATTATGAGATAACAGGTCAATACAGCCTAGCTAAAGACTATTACCATTTAAGCGCGGCTCAACAATTCCAACCAGCTGTTCAGAGATTGAATCTATTAGTAAATAAATAA
- the fliB gene encoding flagellin lysine-N-methylase, producing the protein MVKHITLLPLYMKEFSCIGGDCEDTCCAGWGITLDKKTYKKYQKINHPELKGKLDSSMERIKNADQSGNCYAKIKLNSSSSCPMLTEDKWCQIQAVAGEQALSPTCTTYPRALNMMDQHFELSAKVSCPEVARLALLKEDGIDFEEMEFEINEGWMIQQKKSSADTSRFNHMFWPVRMFAIEIMQNRALPVCDRLIVLGLFVDKLQSEIELNGDAVVHDVIESYRSRLQNVQYLKSIQEIKVNIDVQIHALIEMVQFRYKHGSPYTRYNTCFDEMIAGFQMTSEFDNLTEISNAYSTNYKEYYLPFMEDKEYIFENYIVNYLYNTMFPNYQHKNLFNEYIVLASVYSMLKIHLIGISGYHKKLDTDIAIRTIQTYAKVVEHNNMYLNNILKLLANNNFNTMAHIATLVKDIK; encoded by the coding sequence ATGGTGAAACATATCACCCTATTGCCATTGTATATGAAGGAGTTTTCATGTATAGGCGGAGATTGTGAGGATACGTGTTGCGCAGGTTGGGGTATTACACTAGATAAAAAAACATATAAAAAATATCAAAAAATAAATCATCCGGAATTAAAAGGCAAGTTAGATAGCAGCATGGAGCGTATAAAAAATGCCGATCAATCAGGTAATTGTTATGCAAAGATTAAATTAAACAGTAGTTCGAGTTGCCCTATGTTAACGGAAGATAAATGGTGCCAAATTCAAGCGGTAGCAGGAGAGCAGGCTCTGTCACCTACTTGTACAACTTATCCGCGTGCACTAAATATGATGGATCAACATTTTGAGCTATCTGCTAAAGTATCTTGTCCAGAAGTTGCTAGGCTCGCATTATTAAAAGAAGATGGAATCGATTTCGAAGAGATGGAGTTTGAAATCAATGAAGGCTGGATGATCCAGCAAAAAAAATCATCGGCAGATACAAGTAGATTTAATCATATGTTTTGGCCAGTTCGAATGTTTGCTATTGAAATTATGCAGAATCGGGCGTTACCGGTATGCGATAGACTAATTGTATTGGGATTGTTTGTTGATAAACTACAATCCGAGATAGAGCTGAATGGAGACGCGGTAGTCCATGATGTTATTGAGTCATACCGTTCTCGTCTGCAAAATGTTCAATATTTAAAATCAATACAAGAAATAAAAGTGAATATTGATGTTCAAATTCATGCCTTAATAGAAATGGTTCAATTCCGATATAAACATGGATCACCGTACACTCGTTACAATACTTGTTTTGATGAGATGATTGCTGGGTTCCAAATGACATCAGAATTCGATAATTTGACGGAAATATCAAATGCATATTCAACCAACTACAAAGAATACTACCTTCCATTCATGGAAGATAAAGAATATATTTTCGAAAATTATATCGTTAACTATTTGTATAACACCATGTTCCCTAATTATCAACATAAAAACCTTTTTAATGAGTATATCGTTCTTGCGTCCGTTTACTCGATGCTTAAGATACATTTGATAGGCATCTCTGGTTATCATAAAAAGCTTGATACGGATATCGCTATCCGCACTATTCAAACGTATGCCAAAGTTGTTGAGCATAACAACATGTATTTAAACAATATTCTTAAACTGTTGGCAAACAATAATTTTAATACAATGGCGCATATCGCAACTCTTGTAAAAGATATTAAATAA